Part of the Candidatus Limnocylindrales bacterium genome, GGAGATGTGCATCTTCGACGTGCCGAGCTTGCGATCGACGAACAGGATCGGCTTCTCGACGATGCGAAGCCCCGCCCGCCACGCGCGAAACGTCGTTTCGATCTGGAAGCAGTATCCGTTGGCCCGCACGTCGGCGAGCGAGATCTTCTCGAGCGCCTCGCGGCGCCAGCATTTGAAGCCGCCGGTCGCGTCCATCACCGGCAGCCCGCCGAGCACGCGGCGTGTGTAAAGGTTTCCGAAGTAGCTCAGCATCAGGCGCAGCATCGGCCAGTTGACGACCGTGATTCCGTCGACGTAGCGCGAGCCCAGCACGAGGTCGCTGGTGGCGGCGAGCGCGAAAAACTCCGGAAGCGCGGACGGCGGATGCGAAAAATCCG contains:
- a CDS encoding polyprenol monophosphomannose synthase encodes the protein MRKIVVIPTYNEKENLEAIVAAVLAVDREIEILVVDDNSPDGTGQIADRLAGADARVHVLHRANKEGLGHAYRAGLTRAIELGGDLIVQMDADFSHPPSALPEFFALAATSDLVLGSRYVDGITVVNWPMLRLMLSYFGNLYTRRVLGGLPVMDATGGFKCWRREALEKISLADVRANGYCFQIETTFRAWRAGLRIVEKPILFVDRKLGTSKMHISIALEALLHVWWLRLESLTGRIAGPGGATR